The proteins below come from a single Mycolicibacterium sp. TY81 genomic window:
- the egtA gene encoding ergothioneine biosynthesis glutamate--cysteine ligase EgtA — MGTATAMCRPHAEYPELSSAYSAALLAGGGCLRDGPVGRVGLELEAHCFDLSDLTRRPGWDELTQAVEAVPQLPGGSTITMEPGGAIELSGPPLDGAGAAIAAMQADQAVLRESLRRRGLGLLQVGVDPLRPQARVNPGGRYRAMEAFFAAGGTGAAGAAMMTSTASLQINVDAGPREGWADRVRLAHALGPTMIAVSASSPMLGGEFTGWQSTRQRIWGQLDTARCGPVLGASGDDPANDWARYALKAPVMLVHTPEAEAVTEWVPFADWADGRTLLGGRRPTEADLEYHLTTLFPPVRPRRWLEIRYLDAVSDDLWPAVVFTLVTLLDDAGLSQIAWEATESVATAWDQAARVGLADPRLQAAAVRCVEAAAEVAPADVADSMDRLLRQVRQGRSAAEDFADRVVAHGIDSAITGLACDDRLKGGV; from the coding sequence ATGGGCACCGCTACCGCCATGTGTCGTCCGCACGCCGAATACCCCGAGTTGTCGAGCGCGTACAGCGCCGCGCTGCTGGCCGGCGGCGGGTGTCTGCGGGACGGACCGGTGGGCCGCGTCGGCCTCGAACTCGAGGCGCACTGCTTCGACCTGTCCGACCTGACGCGGCGTCCCGGCTGGGATGAGCTCACGCAGGCCGTCGAGGCCGTTCCGCAGCTGCCCGGTGGCAGCACGATCACCATGGAGCCCGGCGGCGCCATCGAACTGTCGGGTCCGCCGCTGGACGGTGCCGGGGCCGCCATCGCGGCGATGCAGGCAGATCAGGCCGTGCTCCGGGAGTCGTTGCGGCGCCGTGGTCTGGGGTTGCTGCAGGTCGGCGTGGACCCGCTCCGGCCGCAGGCCCGGGTGAACCCCGGCGGCCGGTACCGGGCCATGGAGGCGTTCTTCGCGGCCGGCGGGACGGGTGCCGCCGGGGCCGCGATGATGACGTCGACCGCCTCGCTGCAGATCAATGTCGACGCCGGCCCGCGCGAGGGCTGGGCCGACCGCGTCCGGCTCGCCCACGCGCTCGGCCCCACCATGATCGCGGTGTCGGCGAGTTCGCCGATGCTGGGCGGCGAATTCACCGGATGGCAGAGCACGCGGCAGCGCATCTGGGGCCAGCTGGACACCGCCCGCTGCGGGCCCGTTCTCGGTGCCAGCGGTGACGATCCGGCCAACGACTGGGCGCGCTACGCCCTCAAGGCGCCGGTGATGCTCGTGCACACGCCGGAGGCCGAAGCGGTCACCGAATGGGTGCCGTTCGCCGACTGGGCGGACGGGCGCACGCTGCTCGGTGGCCGCCGGCCGACCGAGGCCGACCTCGAGTACCACCTGACGACGCTGTTCCCGCCGGTTCGGCCGCGGCGCTGGCTGGAGATCCGCTACCTCGACGCCGTGTCCGACGACCTGTGGCCCGCTGTCGTGTTCACCCTGGTGACGCTGCTGGATGACGCCGGGCTGTCGCAGATCGCTTGGGAGGCAACGGAATCGGTTGCCACCGCATGGGATCAGGCAGCGCGGGTGGGCCTGGCCGATCCGCGGCTGCAGGCGGCCGCGGTGCGATGTGTGGAAGCGGCCGCGGAGGTCGCGCCGGCCGATGTGGCGGACTCGATGGACCGGCTGCTGCGGCAGGTACGGCAAGGGCGCAGCGCGGCCGAAGACTTCGCGGACCGGGTCGTCGCACACGGAATCGATTCGGCCATCACCGGGTTGGCATGTGATGACCGGCTGAAAGGAGGGGTGTGA
- a CDS encoding ribonuclease domain-containing protein — MSRTTLRAAALACGTALLLTLTPACAKQTAVLTGPAPTASPTAASHTQAPAPTTKSKSGLPVCQLSSLPPETTTTVDLIHRGGPFPYSRDGIVFGNFERRLPNQQRGYYHEYTVPTPGAKTRGTRRVITGGEPPTNPPEFYYTGDHYETFCQIGGA; from the coding sequence ATGTCCAGAACCACCCTGCGCGCCGCGGCTCTCGCCTGCGGCACCGCGTTGCTCCTGACCCTCACCCCGGCGTGCGCGAAGCAGACCGCCGTGCTGACGGGCCCGGCTCCGACGGCGTCGCCCACGGCTGCCTCCCACACCCAAGCGCCGGCACCGACGACCAAGAGCAAGTCCGGGCTGCCCGTCTGCCAGCTGTCGTCGCTGCCACCCGAGACCACCACCACGGTCGACCTGATCCACCGCGGCGGGCCGTTCCCCTATTCACGCGACGGCATCGTGTTCGGCAACTTCGAGCGCCGGCTGCCGAACCAGCAGCGCGGCTACTACCACGAGTACACGGTGCCCACGCCGGGCGCGAAGACGCGCGGCACCCGACGGGTCATCACCGGCGGCGAGCCGCCGACCAACCCACCGGAGTTCTACTACACCGGCGACCACTACGAGACGTTCTGCCAGATCGGAGGAGCGTGA
- the egtB gene encoding ergothioneine biosynthesis protein EgtB: MSTRELLARGLTRARDRTLALVEFDDAELLRQYDPLMSPLVWDLAHIGQQEELWLLRGGDLNRPGLLPPDVDGLYDAFVHSRASRVSLPLLPPTDARAFCRTVRSKALDALDRAPDEAAAQFPFALVISHENQHDETMLQALNLRSGPPLLGPGAVLPQGRDGVAGTSVLVPGGPFVLGVDAADEPFALDNEGPAHVVDVPSFRIGRVPVTNAEWREFIADGGYRQSRWWSAAGWAHRQQAGLVAPQFWNADGTTRVRFGHVEELPPDEPVQHVSFYEAEAYAAWAGARLPTEVEWEKACAWDPATGQRRRFPWGAAEPDAHLANLGGDALRPAPAGAYPEGASAYGVEQLLGDVWEWTTSPLRPWPGFTPMIYDRYSQPFFEGTGSGDYRVLRGGSWAVAGDILRPSFRNWDHPIRRQIFSGVRLAWSVDEVRG; encoded by the coding sequence GTGAGTACGCGCGAGCTGTTGGCCCGAGGGCTGACCAGGGCCCGGGACCGGACTCTGGCGCTCGTCGAGTTCGACGACGCCGAACTGCTGCGTCAGTACGACCCGCTGATGAGTCCGTTGGTGTGGGACCTCGCGCACATCGGTCAGCAGGAAGAACTGTGGCTGCTGCGCGGCGGCGACCTGAACCGTCCCGGCCTGCTACCGCCCGACGTGGACGGTCTGTACGACGCGTTCGTGCATTCGCGCGCCAGCCGGGTGTCGTTGCCGCTGTTGCCGCCGACCGACGCGCGCGCCTTCTGCCGCACCGTCCGGTCCAAAGCCCTTGACGCCCTTGACCGGGCGCCGGACGAGGCCGCTGCCCAGTTTCCGTTCGCCCTGGTGATCAGCCACGAGAACCAGCACGACGAGACCATGCTGCAGGCCCTGAACCTGCGCAGCGGCCCGCCACTGTTGGGGCCGGGTGCCGTCCTGCCGCAGGGGCGGGACGGGGTCGCCGGCACCTCGGTGCTGGTGCCCGGCGGTCCGTTCGTACTCGGTGTCGACGCGGCCGACGAACCTTTCGCGCTCGACAACGAAGGCCCGGCGCACGTCGTCGACGTGCCGTCGTTCCGGATCGGTCGGGTGCCCGTCACCAACGCCGAATGGCGCGAGTTCATCGCCGACGGTGGCTATCGGCAGAGCCGCTGGTGGTCGGCGGCCGGCTGGGCGCATCGGCAGCAGGCGGGTCTGGTGGCGCCGCAGTTCTGGAACGCCGACGGCACCACGCGGGTCCGGTTCGGGCATGTCGAGGAGCTGCCGCCCGACGAGCCCGTGCAGCACGTCAGCTTCTACGAAGCCGAGGCCTACGCCGCCTGGGCCGGGGCCCGGCTACCCACCGAGGTGGAGTGGGAGAAGGCCTGCGCGTGGGATCCCGCGACCGGACAACGTCGCCGATTCCCTTGGGGCGCCGCCGAACCCGATGCGCACCTCGCCAATCTCGGCGGCGACGCGCTGCGTCCCGCGCCCGCGGGGGCCTACCCGGAGGGTGCTTCGGCCTACGGTGTCGAGCAGCTGCTCGGCGATGTCTGGGAGTGGACCACGTCACCGCTGCGCCCGTGGCCGGGTTTCACGCCGATGATCTACGACCGCTATTCGCAGCCGTTCTTCGAGGGCACCGGCAGCGGTGACTACCGCGTGCTGCGCGGCGGTTCCTGGGCCGTGGCCGGCGACATCCTGCGGCCCAGCTTCCGCAACTGGGACCACCCGATCCGTCGTCAGATCTTCTCCGGCGTGCGGCTGGCCTGGTCGGTTGACGAGGTGCGCGGCTGA
- a CDS encoding TetR/AcrR family transcriptional regulator, translated as MSSQSGPGRPRDASIDDRVLTATRELLSEVGFQDLSMRLVAQRSGVTRASLARRWPSKGALVIDAVMGVAPDLTPFDGTDVYGWIDFVVRGSRALFNRPDMKAAAPDLTQALVEDKQLGRSLWNRFTGPAVELFADDVGAQTAEERRSAELDARAVLIMAAGAAMYVSTIAADDDSTELEERIVELLTTGYRAVVANRLAAEGQA; from the coding sequence GTGAGCAGTCAGTCAGGCCCGGGCCGGCCACGGGACGCGAGTATCGACGATCGCGTCCTGACGGCAACCCGAGAGCTCCTGTCAGAGGTCGGGTTTCAGGATTTGAGCATGCGCCTCGTCGCGCAGCGCTCCGGCGTCACGCGCGCCAGCCTGGCTCGGCGATGGCCGTCGAAGGGCGCGTTGGTCATCGATGCGGTGATGGGCGTGGCACCCGACCTGACGCCGTTCGATGGCACCGATGTCTACGGCTGGATAGATTTCGTCGTCCGCGGCAGCCGGGCCCTGTTCAACCGCCCCGATATGAAGGCTGCGGCACCCGACCTCACCCAGGCCCTGGTCGAAGACAAACAGCTGGGGCGGTCGCTGTGGAATCGGTTCACGGGACCGGCGGTCGAACTGTTCGCCGACGACGTCGGAGCACAGACCGCCGAAGAGCGGCGCAGTGCGGAACTGGATGCGCGCGCCGTCCTGATCATGGCGGCGGGTGCCGCCATGTACGTCTCCACCATCGCCGCCGACGACGACTCCACCGAGCTCGAGGAACGGATCGTCGAACTGCTGACCACCGGCTATCGAGCAGTGGTCGCGAACCGCCTGGCGGCCGAAGGGCAGGCCTAG
- a CDS encoding MCE family protein, whose protein sequence is MAAGAKVTAFTVVMLLVAAALVVVFGQFRFGTGERYHAQFTDASRLTVGQDVRMAGLPVGKVDRVSLGADNTVDVLFSVDSRYRLYTSTRAVIRYLNLTGDRYLELAFAAGDLHELAAGATIPLSHTQPAVDLDALLGGLRPVLKGLDGDKVNAITAAVIDLLQGQGGAVSQLLSTTGNFAQNLSGRDQLIGDVVTNLNAVLGSVDSKSRQFGTSIDTLQQLLTGLAQDRDPIAGAIGPLAASSAELTQMLERSRRPVQGVLENVRPFAQRVYERKAEVNAAIEPLAESYLRLNSLGAYGAFFNIFFCSSKIKLSGPAGSDIIIPIGGAPDPSKGRCSENG, encoded by the coding sequence ATGGCCGCCGGGGCGAAGGTGACTGCGTTCACCGTGGTGATGCTGTTGGTCGCCGCCGCGCTGGTGGTGGTGTTCGGCCAGTTCCGGTTCGGGACGGGCGAGCGGTACCACGCCCAGTTCACCGATGCCTCACGTCTGACAGTCGGTCAGGACGTGCGGATGGCCGGGCTGCCGGTGGGCAAGGTCGACCGCGTGTCGCTGGGCGCCGACAACACCGTCGACGTGCTCTTCAGTGTTGATTCGCGCTACCGCCTCTACACGTCGACCAGGGCCGTCATCCGCTATCTGAACCTCACCGGTGACCGCTATCTCGAATTGGCCTTCGCCGCAGGAGATTTGCACGAGCTGGCTGCGGGGGCGACCATCCCGCTGAGTCACACCCAGCCCGCCGTGGATCTCGACGCGCTCTTGGGCGGCCTGCGTCCCGTGCTCAAGGGCCTCGACGGCGACAAGGTCAACGCCATCACCGCCGCCGTCATCGATCTGCTCCAGGGCCAGGGCGGTGCTGTGTCCCAACTGCTTTCGACGACAGGAAACTTCGCGCAGAATCTATCCGGCCGGGATCAGCTCATCGGCGACGTCGTCACCAACCTCAATGCGGTTCTCGGCAGCGTGGATTCGAAGAGCCGGCAGTTCGGCACCAGTATCGACACGCTCCAGCAACTGCTGACCGGTCTGGCGCAGGACCGTGACCCCATCGCCGGAGCCATCGGGCCGCTGGCCGCGTCGTCGGCGGAGCTGACCCAGATGCTGGAGCGCTCCCGGCGGCCGGTCCAGGGCGTCCTCGAGAATGTGCGTCCCTTTGCGCAGCGGGTCTACGAGCGCAAGGCGGAGGTCAACGCCGCCATCGAGCCCCTCGCCGAGAGCTATCTGCGGCTCAATTCACTTGGCGCGTATGGTGCGTTCTTCAACATCTTCTTCTGCTCCAGCAAGATCAAGCTCAGCGGGCCGGCGGGTAGCGACATCATCATTCCCATCGGCGGAGCTCCCGACCCATCGAAGGGCCGGTGCTCGGAGAATGGGTGA
- a CDS encoding sensor domain-containing protein has translation MTARPIWFTACVTAALALAPAAAARPSDPGVVSYAVLGKGSVGNVVGAPMGWESTFTAPFQGFFVDLPACNNWGDIGLPEVYGDPDLASFNGAVAQTTATDDSHAAKQVVGVFATAEAASRAFHRVVDRTAGCSGQTTAMHLEDGRTEVWSFAGAQAGPADEAWVKQEAGTDRRCFAQTRLRENVLLQAKVCQSGNAGLAVNVLAGAMQNALGQ, from the coding sequence ATGACTGCGCGACCGATCTGGTTCACAGCCTGCGTCACCGCGGCCCTCGCCCTGGCGCCTGCCGCGGCCGCCAGGCCGTCGGACCCGGGTGTGGTGTCGTACGCGGTACTGGGCAAGGGATCCGTCGGCAATGTGGTCGGCGCACCGATGGGCTGGGAGTCCACCTTCACCGCGCCGTTCCAGGGCTTCTTCGTCGATCTCCCGGCGTGCAACAACTGGGGCGACATCGGCCTGCCCGAGGTGTACGGCGACCCGGACCTGGCGTCGTTCAACGGCGCCGTGGCGCAGACGACGGCCACCGATGACAGCCACGCGGCCAAGCAGGTGGTGGGTGTGTTCGCGACCGCCGAGGCCGCGTCACGGGCGTTCCACCGGGTCGTCGACCGGACCGCCGGCTGCTCGGGCCAGACCACCGCGATGCACCTCGAGGACGGCCGGACCGAGGTGTGGAGCTTCGCGGGCGCGCAGGCGGGCCCGGCGGACGAGGCGTGGGTCAAGCAGGAAGCGGGCACCGATCGCCGCTGTTTCGCGCAGACCCGGCTGCGGGAGAACGTTCTGCTGCAGGCGAAAGTCTGCCAATCCGGCAACGCCGGCCTCGCGGTCAACGTGCTGGCCGGAGCCATGCAGAACGCGTTGGGGCAATGA
- the egtD gene encoding L-histidine N(alpha)-methyltransferase has product MTPSKTAPLLTNHLAADWAPRALRRDVRDGLSQSPKSLPPKWFYDAVGSDLFDQITRLPEYYPTRTEAHILHEAAAAIVAASGADTLVELGSGTSEKTRILLDAFRDAAALRRFVAFDVDENVLSAALTQLSDEYEGVEISGVRGDFEQHLGELPVVGRRLIVFLGSTIGNLTAGPRAEFLESLAAAMRPGDTLLLGTDLVKDTARLVAAYDDSAGVTARFNRNVLAVVNRELDADFDLDRFEHVARWNTEHERIEMWLRSVAAQQVQIRELDLSVEFEAGEEMLTEVSCKFRPEGVAAELAAAGLRQTDWWTDPAGDFGLSLAVKPDLRT; this is encoded by the coding sequence ATGACACCGAGCAAGACGGCACCGCTGCTGACCAACCATCTCGCCGCCGACTGGGCGCCCCGTGCGTTGCGGCGTGATGTCCGGGACGGCCTGTCGCAGTCGCCGAAATCGTTGCCGCCCAAGTGGTTCTACGATGCCGTCGGCAGTGACCTGTTCGATCAGATCACCCGCCTGCCCGAGTACTACCCGACACGCACCGAGGCGCACATCCTGCATGAGGCGGCGGCCGCCATTGTGGCGGCCTCCGGCGCGGACACCCTCGTCGAGCTCGGCAGCGGCACGTCGGAGAAGACGCGCATCCTGCTCGACGCGTTCCGGGACGCCGCGGCGCTGCGCCGGTTCGTGGCGTTCGACGTCGACGAGAACGTACTCAGCGCCGCGCTCACGCAGCTGTCCGACGAGTACGAGGGTGTCGAGATCAGCGGCGTGCGAGGTGATTTCGAGCAGCATCTGGGCGAACTGCCGGTGGTGGGCCGTCGGCTCATCGTGTTCCTCGGGTCGACGATCGGCAACCTGACGGCCGGCCCGCGGGCGGAGTTCCTCGAGAGCCTGGCCGCGGCGATGCGGCCGGGCGACACGCTGCTGCTCGGCACCGACCTGGTGAAGGACACCGCCCGGTTGGTGGCCGCCTACGACGACAGCGCCGGGGTCACCGCGCGGTTCAACCGCAACGTCCTGGCGGTGGTGAACCGGGAGCTGGATGCGGATTTCGATCTCGACCGCTTCGAACATGTGGCACGATGGAACACCGAGCACGAGCGTATCGAGATGTGGCTGAGGTCTGTTGCCGCGCAACAGGTTCAGATACGCGAGCTGGATCTGTCGGTGGAGTTCGAGGCGGGTGAGGAGATGTTGACCGAGGTGTCGTGCAAGTTCCGCCCCGAGGGCGTCGCGGCCGAGTTGGCGGCCGCCGGACTCCGGCAGACCGACTGGTGGACCGACCCCGCCGGGGATTTCGGGCTGTCGCTGGCGGTCAAGCCGGACCTGCGGACGTGA
- a CDS encoding MCE family protein, whose amino-acid sequence MGDRRIGLRGCALLACVAAALSGCQFDGLNSLSLPGTAGHGPGSFEVTVELDNVVGLPQNSPVKVGDVTVGSVSGVAVRQRADSTVYAAVRLSLDRHVDLPENVSVMVGQTSLLGSQHVELVPSNQPVPAKLADGAHLRLGRGGHYPTTEEVLAALGVIVNNGNLGALQDITNEAYAAVAERATTFTGLVAKLAELTGFLDAQTGTIITAIEGVDRTAAALAHGAGALARTLETLPAALDALNRNRANIVAAFAALRRLASTAERVLSQSKDDFAADLRDIFPIIKALNDNADDFIHDLEILPTFPFSQKYLRNAVRGDYLNVFSTFDLTLRRLGENMLTTSALDPNMPRLSEIVNPPDFLIGALANLSGQAADPFQIPPGTATQHGAKP is encoded by the coding sequence ATGGGTGATCGTCGTATCGGGTTGCGCGGCTGCGCGCTCCTGGCCTGTGTCGCCGCCGCATTGTCGGGGTGCCAGTTCGACGGATTGAATTCGCTGTCGTTGCCGGGGACGGCCGGTCACGGCCCGGGCTCCTTCGAGGTGACCGTCGAGCTGGACAACGTCGTTGGCCTGCCGCAGAATTCGCCGGTAAAGGTCGGGGATGTGACCGTGGGAAGCGTCTCCGGGGTCGCCGTCAGGCAGCGCGCCGACAGCACCGTGTATGCGGCCGTTCGTCTTTCGTTGGACCGCCACGTTGATCTCCCCGAAAACGTGTCGGTGATGGTCGGGCAAACCTCGCTGTTGGGCTCCCAGCACGTCGAACTGGTGCCGTCGAACCAGCCGGTGCCCGCCAAGCTGGCCGACGGCGCGCACCTCCGGCTCGGCCGGGGAGGTCACTATCCCACCACCGAAGAGGTGCTGGCCGCGCTCGGTGTCATCGTCAACAACGGCAATCTCGGTGCCCTGCAGGATATTACGAACGAGGCGTACGCAGCTGTGGCCGAACGCGCGACCACGTTCACCGGATTGGTGGCGAAGCTGGCCGAGTTGACCGGCTTCCTCGATGCGCAAACGGGCACCATCATCACGGCGATCGAAGGCGTCGACCGGACAGCGGCAGCATTGGCGCACGGCGCCGGCGCGCTGGCGCGGACGCTGGAGACGCTGCCCGCCGCACTCGATGCCCTGAACCGAAATCGCGCCAACATCGTCGCGGCGTTCGCCGCACTGCGCCGATTGGCCTCGACTGCCGAACGCGTTCTGTCGCAGTCCAAGGACGACTTCGCTGCCGATCTCAGGGACATATTTCCCATCATCAAGGCCCTCAACGACAACGCCGATGACTTCATTCACGATCTGGAAATCCTGCCCACGTTCCCGTTCTCCCAGAAGTACCTGCGCAACGCCGTTCGAGGCGACTATCTCAACGTCTTTTCGACATTCGACCTCACCCTGCGGCGGCTCGGCGAAAACATGCTCACCACCTCGGCGCTCGACCCGAACATGCCGCGGCTGTCCGAGATCGTCAATCCGCCGGATTTCCTGATCGGTGCGCTCGCCAATCTGTCCGGCCAGGCCGCCGACCCGTTCCAGATTCCGCCCGGAACTGCCACCCAGCACGGTGCGAAGCCGTGA
- the egtC gene encoding ergothioneine biosynthesis protein EgtC — MCRHLGWLGNPVSVSSLILEPANGLLVQSYSPRRQKHGLLNADGWGVGFFDGATPRRWRSAAPLWGDASLASVAPALRSACVVAAVRSATVGMPIEPSASAPFTDGEWLLSHNGIVDRAVLPVSRTAESTVDSAILAAHIFAEGLDSLGDTVRRVGESDPAARLNILAANGSRMLATVWGDTLSILRRPDGVVLASEPYDDHPDWQDIPDRHLVEVTAAGVAMTPLT; from the coding sequence ATGTGTCGTCATCTGGGCTGGCTCGGCAACCCCGTCTCGGTATCGTCACTGATCCTGGAACCGGCGAACGGGCTTCTGGTGCAGTCCTATTCACCCCGACGGCAGAAGCACGGGTTGCTCAATGCCGACGGCTGGGGTGTCGGCTTCTTCGACGGCGCGACACCGCGGCGCTGGCGCAGCGCCGCGCCGTTGTGGGGCGACGCGTCGCTGGCATCGGTGGCGCCGGCGCTGCGCAGTGCGTGTGTGGTGGCCGCCGTCCGCTCGGCCACCGTCGGAATGCCCATCGAGCCGTCGGCGTCGGCGCCGTTCACCGACGGCGAGTGGCTGTTGTCGCACAACGGCATCGTCGACCGAGCGGTGCTGCCGGTGTCGCGAACCGCGGAATCGACGGTCGACAGCGCGATCCTGGCCGCGCACATCTTCGCCGAGGGACTGGACAGCCTGGGCGACACCGTGCGCCGGGTCGGGGAGTCCGATCCGGCGGCGCGGCTGAACATCCTGGCGGCCAATGGTTCCCGGATGCTGGCCACCGTGTGGGGCGACACGTTGTCGATACTGCGCCGGCCCGACGGGGTCGTGCTGGCCAGCGAGCCCTACGACGACCACCCCGACTGGCAGGACATCCCAGACCGTCACCTCGTCGAGGTGACGGCCGCCGGCGTAGCGATGACGCCGTTGACCTGA
- a CDS encoding mycofactocin-coupled SDR family oxidoreductase — protein sequence MGDFDGRVALITGGARGMGRSHAVALAEAGADIAICDRCENNEQIAYPLATEADLATTAEMVEATGRRCLTAKLSTADRGALEQFVARVESELGRVDIAVTNAGVSAIAMLPDVPSAQWDEVIGSNLTGTFNTIAAVAPGMIARRFGRIVTVSSMLGRSGNFAQAAYAASKWGVIGLTKVAAHDLAGYGITVNAVAPGNVETPMTFNDALFGTMRPDLEKPTLADVESVFASLHLQPVPFMKPAEITRAVMFLAHPDSTHITGTVLPVDAGATARLTG from the coding sequence ATGGGCGACTTTGATGGCCGCGTTGCGCTGATCACCGGCGGCGCAAGAGGAATGGGCCGATCGCACGCGGTGGCACTCGCCGAAGCAGGCGCGGATATCGCCATCTGCGACCGGTGCGAGAACAACGAACAGATCGCATACCCGTTGGCGACGGAAGCAGATCTGGCCACCACCGCCGAGATGGTCGAGGCGACCGGAAGGCGTTGTCTCACAGCGAAACTGTCGACGGCCGACCGCGGTGCGCTGGAGCAGTTCGTGGCCCGCGTCGAGTCGGAGCTCGGCCGCGTGGACATCGCTGTCACCAACGCCGGCGTCAGTGCGATCGCGATGCTGCCCGATGTCCCGTCGGCGCAGTGGGACGAAGTGATCGGGTCCAATCTCACCGGCACGTTCAACACCATCGCCGCGGTGGCGCCGGGGATGATCGCGCGCCGGTTCGGGCGGATCGTCACGGTGTCCTCGATGCTGGGTCGCAGCGGAAACTTCGCGCAGGCCGCGTACGCCGCCTCCAAATGGGGCGTCATCGGACTGACCAAGGTCGCCGCGCACGATCTGGCCGGGTACGGCATCACCGTCAATGCGGTGGCGCCCGGCAACGTCGAAACCCCGATGACCTTCAACGACGCGTTGTTCGGCACGATGCGACCCGATCTGGAAAAGCCGACGCTCGCCGACGTGGAATCGGTATTCGCGTCGTTGCACCTGCAGCCGGTGCCCTTCATGAAGCCCGCGGAGATCACGCGTGCGGTCATGTTCCTGGCACACCCGGACAGCACCCACATCACCGGCACGGTCCTGCCGGTCGATGCGGGGGCCACCGCCCGGTTGACCGGCTGA
- a CDS encoding barstar family protein, translating to MKTFTVRGARIHSRADLFTELGHAVNGSGGYFGSNLDALADCLGGGFGTPDDEPFRFVLTDSSKAKKALDSHTWSGLLEVFDSAGVDLVLR from the coding sequence GTGAAGACGTTCACCGTGCGGGGTGCGCGGATCCATTCCCGCGCAGACCTTTTCACCGAGCTGGGGCACGCCGTCAACGGCAGCGGCGGCTACTTCGGCAGCAATCTGGACGCACTGGCCGACTGCCTCGGCGGCGGCTTCGGCACGCCGGACGACGAGCCGTTCCGCTTCGTGCTGACCGACAGTTCAAAAGCCAAGAAGGCGTTGGATTCTCACACCTGGAGCGGACTGCTCGAGGTGTTCGACAGCGCCGGCGTCGACCTGGTGCTGCGCTGA
- a CDS encoding NADH:flavin oxidoreductase, whose translation MAPDPFQPAKLGPITLRNRVIKAATFEAATPDALVTDDLIRYHRLPAAGGVGMTTVAYCAVAPGGRTDGWQLWMRPEAIPGLQKLTAAVHAEGAAISAQIGHAGPVANARTNKATALAPVRLFNPLSMRFARKATRADIDDVMAAHANAARLAIEAGFDAVEVHLGHNYFASSFLSPLINKRRDEFGGSLYNRAKVARGTVQAVREAVGDRIAVIAKLNMSDGVRGGIPIQESLQTATWLQEDGALDALELTAGSSLVNPMYLFRGDAPVKEFAANFRPPISWGIRMSGHKFFREYPYQEAYLLEQARQFRAELSMPLILLGGITNRETMDLAMAEGFEFVAMGRALLAEPDLLNRIRADKTVKSGCTHCNLCMPTIYSRTHCVVTGKPN comes from the coding sequence ATGGCACCCGATCCCTTCCAGCCGGCCAAGCTCGGTCCGATCACGTTGCGTAATCGGGTCATCAAGGCCGCGACGTTCGAGGCGGCGACGCCGGATGCGCTGGTCACCGATGATCTGATCCGGTATCACCGGCTGCCCGCTGCGGGTGGGGTGGGGATGACGACGGTGGCCTATTGCGCGGTGGCCCCGGGTGGGCGTACCGATGGGTGGCAGTTGTGGATGCGCCCGGAGGCGATCCCGGGGCTGCAGAAGTTGACCGCGGCGGTGCATGCCGAGGGGGCGGCGATCAGCGCGCAGATCGGGCATGCCGGCCCGGTCGCCAATGCCCGCACCAACAAGGCCACCGCGTTGGCGCCGGTGCGGTTGTTCAACCCGCTGTCGATGCGGTTCGCCCGCAAGGCCACCCGCGCCGATATCGACGATGTGATGGCCGCGCACGCGAACGCCGCCCGGTTGGCGATCGAGGCCGGGTTCGACGCCGTCGAGGTGCACCTGGGCCACAACTACTTCGCGTCCTCGTTCCTGTCGCCGTTGATCAACAAGCGCCGCGATGAGTTCGGTGGCTCGCTGTACAACCGGGCCAAGGTGGCCCGCGGCACGGTGCAGGCCGTACGGGAGGCCGTGGGTGATCGGATCGCGGTGATCGCCAAACTCAACATGAGCGACGGCGTCCGGGGCGGTATCCCGATCCAGGAGTCGCTGCAGACCGCCACCTGGCTGCAAGAGGACGGCGCCCTGGACGCGCTCGAACTCACCGCCGGCAGTTCGCTGGTCAATCCGATGTACCTGTTCCGCGGCGATGCCCCGGTCAAGGAGTTCGCCGCGAATTTCAGGCCGCCGATCAGCTGGGGTATCCGGATGAGCGGGCACAAGTTCTTCCGGGAGTACCCGTACCAGGAGGCCTACCTGCTCGAGCAGGCCCGGCAGTTCCGGGCCGAACTGTCGATGCCGCTGATCCTGCTCGGTGGCATCACCAACCGCGAAACCATGGATCTGGCCATGGCCGAGGGTTTCGAGTTCGTTGCGATGGGCCGGGCGCTGCTCGCCGAACCCGACCTACTCAACCGCATTCGAGCCGACAAGACGGTGAAATCGGGCTGCACACACTGCAATCTGTGCATGCCCACCATCTACAGCCGCACCCACTGCGTGGTCACCGGCAAGCCGAACTGA